accaaaaaaaaaaaaaaaagcataaaattcCAAAACAGTCATTTAATGagtcaaaatcaattcaattcattcaaaaataaaatcttgagaatttaaaacatttaaagACATATTAAAAGTCTTCTAAATATATTTCatcttttactcttttttttgtttacaaaccTAGGGATTAAATCCAGAACTTATAATGTATTACCCAAACttctcaccactagatcaaatttAGTGGCTTTTTCATAAGAAATTCAATCTCCAAATCAATTAACATAAGATAAAAGtaagagaaaataaaacacacaaaagagaagaacaaaatacacaaagccactaggtttggtcttaatggtgaggggtttggatagtatgcaATAAGTCCTAGGTTCGATCTTCTCTGGCtccattttaacaaaaaaaaaaatacacaaaaaaagAGAGGACAAAATAGAAAATGCAAATACAAAAAACAGAACAATGTACAAGGATAATAAGTTGCTGCTGCTTTTATCAACAACGCTAGATTTAGAGAATTTCGGTAAATTGGGATAAAGTTTGTGTTGACAGAGATGAGGGTAGTTTGGGCGTGCGTaggattaaaaaatttaatttatctctTTTAGAAAATTGAGTTGGAGGTTGTTGCTGGATAAAAAGGGGTTGTGGTTTAAGGTGTTGGTGGTTAAATATGGGATGATAGATGGTAGAATATACGGGAGGGGGGAGACAAGCTTCCTTGTGGTGGAAAGACTCGTCTGATGTTAGAGATGGGTTTAGTTTGAGTATTAGGAGATGGTTTGAGAATAACATTAAGGGGCCCGATTTTGAAAGGATATGTGGTTGGAGGGCAACTCTTTGCATATTCATTTTAATAGATTTTTTGAGTTGGCTATCGATAATAATATCACGGTGGCTGATATGTATAGGAGAGATTGGACCGAATGCTGGGGGTAATGGGTGGAGATGGCTTAGACATCTCTTTGCGTGGGAGGATGATTTGGTTGTGGAGTGTTGTGTTGCTTTCgaaaaatttgtttttgcaTGTTGACATTTTGGTTAAATAGATGTGCATCTTGATCCTTCCAGTGGGTACTAAGTTAAAAGTGCATATCATCTATTAACGCATCTGATTTCAGTCATGATGAAAGCACACAAGGACACTATTTGGAATAAAGTCGTTATGCTAAAAGTCCCTCTTTGCATTGCATGGAGACTTCTCTATAACAGATTTCTTCCGAAAGACAATCTGACCCGTCGTGGGATGCATCTTGAAGATTCGGTGTTGTGTTTATGAGGGTGTGGAGTCATCGAAACTATTGATCACTTGGTAGTTGGTTTTGATATGTCTTCGTTTCTTTGGATTAAAATTTTAGACTAGCTAGGTATTTTTGGTCTTTTACTGAATGTTGTGATCGATCATTATCACAGTTTTGCAATATTTTTCCCGTTGGTAAAGAGATGCAGATTGGATTTCAAGTGTTATAGTTAGCTTGTTGTTGGTATCATTGGAAAAAAAGAAATAACAGGTTGTTTACCCATATGAAGTATTATTGTTGAAGCATTGGTAAAGAACGTGAAAATTGTTTCTTAGTGGTGGTTGAAGACCCGTAAGCATGACTTTAATTATGATTTCAACTTATGGCTCTCTTCAAATTTCACCGTAGATATTTGGTGAATTAAGATCTTCTATTTTTCTATTCTTTTCATATCTCTCAttactaaattttttaagtattttaaagtgtagtaaaaatatttaaattcatATAATGTCACACTTCTCATTTATATTTAAAAccttataataataaaagaaaaagaaagaataaaaaatgaagagatATCAAATTGTATTTGATGTATGATTTTgtgttcaaataacatttttcatcatttatttattatggaATTTTCAGAAATGCGACcaatattttttgacaaatggaCACAGTACAGTACATAGAATCCAATTATCATGATAATGACAATGACATCATCATTGGAACCTAACTTTTACCTCCATTATAAAGTACAAGAAATTGAGAAACAACTAAACTCATTCTACTCACAAAAACAAGATAAACAAACATAAACATGGTAGTGAAAGTGTATGGTCCAGCCTATGGTTCCCCAAAAAGGGTGTTAGTGTGTCTGTTTGAGAAGGAAATTGAGTTTGAAGCTGTTGATATTGACCTCTTCAAGGGAGAGCATAAACAACCTGATTTCCTCAAACTTCAGGTTCAATTTACTTCACTGGGTttctgaattttattaaaacaatTTGTCTTGCATGTATAATTATACCTATTTCTCTTAAATTTTCAGCCTTTTGGAGAAGTTCCTCTTGTTCAAGATGGTGATTATACTCTCTATGGTTAGCCACTTTACCCCCTTTACTAtttctgctttttttttttgtttgtgctaTGTAGTTAAAGATTGATGATTTACTGATTTTAATTTACTGTATAACTTAATTTTCCCTCACTTTGTAGATCTCTTTATGTTAAACTTTGAGTTTGGATCAAGATGTTATTTTTTAGCTAAATGCATAGGGGTTTTGAGTTTAACATTCATAACAGATTAGATGGTTATCCTTTTAGTTTTAGACGAGTAATCTGTTACAAACGTTAAACTTAAAGATCCCCGATGCATTTACCTAAAAAATTAACATCTTGATCCAAATTCAAAGTTTAACATAAAAAGATCTTAATCTATTACAAACTTCAACTACCAATTTAgtatttaaaaaacttaaaaggacTAATTTGTTACAAATGTTTGCATGCatgtagcctattttttttttttttattaatgttgaatttaattttgatgttaaaATTGTTCATATTGGCACTGTATGTTTACCTCGACCTGATTTTGATTCATGTGTTTTAAGCTATATACGAAGCACATGCAAGGACACCCGACATTACACTGATAACTTATCAGTGATAAGTACACATAGACACcgtatataattttataaaattgaagcGATTGAATGTAACCCCATGTGTCGTGTGTCAGTGCTACATTGGTTTTTTAGAGGTTCATAgagttataaattataattaactcAATTTAATAGAtctttatcttaaaaaaaaatgtttctgaTCCCATGTATAATTTCATTTGTTAAGGTGGAATAATCTATTCATACTAATAGACtaatttcaaacaaatttttcaGAATCTCGAGCAATAATCAGATACTATGCCGAAAAGTACAAGAACCAAGGAACTGATCTGTTAGGAAAGACAATAGAAGAAAGAGGTCTTGTGGAACAATGGCTTGAAGTAGAAGCACATAGCTTTCACCCTGCAATCTACAACTTAGTCATCCAAGTTCTGTTTGCGCCATTAAAGGGTGCTCCCTCAGACCAAAAAGTGATTGAAGAGAGTGATGAAAAGCTCAAGAAAGTGTTGGACATTTATGAGGAAAGACTATCAAAGACCAAATACTTAGCTGGAGATTTCTTCAGTCTTGCTGATCTTAGCCATCTCGCATTCGGTCACTATTTAGTGAACCAAACCGGGAGAGGAAATTTGGTTAGAGAAAGGAAACATGTGAGTGCTTGGTGGGATGATATTAGTAGCAGACCATCTTGGAAGAAGGTTCTAGAACAATATAAGTACCCTGTCTAATGGTTTTATTTGTGATCAATGTTCCAAACACCCTAAATAAGAGATTTGGTTTAGGAGAGTTTCTACTTTCTTGTGGTTTTTGTTACTTGCTTAAGAATAAAATGGAGCCTGCTGCAATGTACTGAACTTGTGTTGGATTTCCTGTTTTATTTGTTCTAGTCATTGTGTTGTAGGAAGGTTCAAATATATGTATGTTTTTGTCAAACATGATTTCAGTAATAAAATTTGGTGTTTGGTCATTTTCAATTACAAATGATTATGATTTtgatcaaaaaaataaattacaaatgaTTATGCTATAAGGTGTTTGGAAGAGCTtatttgactatattttatGACATTATACCAATATTTTATGGCATGTTAATaagtttttttcctttttaagaTTGTAAGGTCTTCAAAGTCCTTGACAAATGCATATAGGGGACACACTAGTTCATATGTTAAGTTTCAGTTGATTGTTTAGTTTCTAATTTGCTAATATCATTTAGTGGTGATTAATCTATGCTGGTAAATTTGTAGGACACATGTTCTTTTCTTTCGATTGAATTTTCTCTGTGTGGTGTGTTTGGTTGTGTGGAAGGAAAGGGGGGTCGAAGTAAAATTTAGAAATCGATGAATGAACGTGAAATAAAGTTTAGTCCAAATTCACTCCTCGATTTCCGTGTTTTGCTTTCTTCCCCTTTTTCTCATCCAACTAAACACACTTACACACCCTTAGGCAAGACTCATagatcgaattttttttttaccatttattTTAAGATTCTAAATCGATTTTCAAATCCATTGTTAATTTTAAATTCTAGTTTTAATGTACATATTATAAAAGGAGATGAAAATTGACTTATTTTCGAGCttaagtaaaataatttatataaataaatttttagactAATTCGCAAGTTCTTCTtagcaacaaaaattatattttcgtaagttgttttttcataaaccACGTAATAAACTTCCCTAATAAACTTATGAATAATACCAATAAGTCACCCGCTCAGCaaaacaaggatagtccaaaaGTGAACCCATAAAGTAGGAACCAAATAATGGAGGTTAGGTAATTGCCCTAATATTTAatcaaaaatataatagtatatTGCCCTAATAAAGTAGATTAGAATAGATGCGACCACCCTAATAAAGTGTATGAGTAAATAAAGTACATATACGAGTATTAAGTGTTAACAGTACAGTATTTGATTAGGATTGCATTGTTCACGGTTAGGTGAACGATCTCACTTATTCACCCGGTTAAAACATTGGTGGTTATTAGATTGAAATTTGGTGATTTAgaataatatttcaaaatattagtgactttttattattttttattttttgaagaagctaaaaataataaaatcctTTCGCATAGAAGATAGAAATCCCCCCAGACAATATCATCCTTTCGCATCACGCACGGTAAGCCAGCTAATATACCTAGACAAACAACCAGATTCGACCACCACTAATTACATTCAAAACTAAAATCTTTCTTCTTGGTTTTAAGCCACCACCAAGAGATCATTTTAATGCTCCCCACTAGGTGATCCTTAGACAAACCCTTACCATAAAAACACGATTGTTACCGTCCTTCCAAATGAACCCACAACATGTCGCCGAAATCAAATAAAGGACATTCTTGACACCATATAGACAACACTCCACCAAATTTAAGAGCACCTGCAATGGCGCTTCACGAGAAGGACAACAGAGAAGCCCAGCCGACTTGCCACATTATACAAAACAGCCCCAAAAAAGTCACATTCAAAAAACAAATGTGAGAGAGTTTCCTCCTTGCCACAAGCAAAGCTAGAATTCTCGTTTAAAATCCCACGtcgaattattatttttttttttaattgttgatTGCACGCAAACTGAATTTAAACTCACTTAGATCAAGTTTAATTCatgaacaaaatttatttattttagggccagtattattattttatcaaaaagtAAGTCACCATTGAAAAATAGTTCTTCGTCTACTTCCCCAGTAATGCAGCTAAAAATTCCACATCCCTGACCCCATTTTCAATcagaaaaattgaaagttgaaaaTCCATACAAAGATCTATATAAACATTCAGCAAACATCACTATTGCCTTATCCTTTGTTTCAATTCTCCACTCTCtaattacaaaaacaatataatcaaaatcaaatagtaCCAAAGATCTAAAATCTGAAAGGTTTATTTCAAGTCAACAAGAAAacatcttttaaaataaaaaataacgaAATTTAGAACCTTCAGATAATCATCATCATTAGGCTGATAGGGTAATTGCGAattgaaagagagagagaagagagtgCGAGCAAGAAGGAGAGGAACATGATTCAGATTGAAAACTATTATGAAAAAGAACATCATGATGGGATGAATGATTAACCCCTTTAGATTCAGAATTGAATTAGTATCCACATGTTAGTTCCTTTTTCCTTCCAGCTTCAAGCGTTTTCTTCTCCACCTCGCTCACTGCCACTTTCTCGCTACCCTAATTCTTCACTACCTTCGTTAGTTACCCCCTTTTTATATTCgttcttttccattttttttaccCCCTCGTTAACcccctttttattttatatacttGTACTTTCTCCATTTAAAAATAgaatctaaataaaaaaaattatttataaaacaattttttgaacaacttataaaacaatttaaatattttaatttccaatggattgaattgaatgtatatttatttttcataaataaataattacaaaagaaaatacatTTGGCAGGCTACAAAATTTTATTGTTCTAtcggtcaaaaaaaaaaaaaggttcgaGATCTCTAACACACAACATTCAACGATGTTTATTTTCagatctttttttttacactaacGATGTTTATTTTCAGATCGTTAAAGCTGGAAGCTTATCTATATATTCAAGCTTCACAAGCTCCTGATCGAAATTGGttcataaatttataaaaacaatttgtTCAATAtcgaatatttttaaaattttcacatTTTCTTTACATTTATAGTTTGCAAGTTTAACCACTAAATTACTCGACTAAAAAAAAGACaacttcaaaattttcaacCGATAAAAACCAATTGCCCAATGCCTAATATTAATCACAACATTCCTCATCAATTTATCGCCCAATGACTAACTCAATTTTCAGcttgttacaacttacaactgatttaatcaaaatttatgCATCCAAACTCGACAAAAACCCAACATTACATTGGTCTGAGTGAAATTAAACTCGGATCTCTATAACAAAGTCTTGTGCTCAAGTTTTATGgatagaaaatatatatatatatatatatatatatatatatatatatatatatatatatatatatataatcaaaagAAAAGACTCCACTAAAGATGGTTCTCCAAGTTTTCCGACAAAGACTTGTTATCGGCAAAATCCGGTGGAAATTTCAAACCAATaacataattatataaaaaaaatcctaacCAATATTAAGTTCATCTAAATTCTCAACATTGAACAACTTCAAATTTTTCAACTAATAATGACCGATCTCCCAATGGCCAATATTTAACCCAACAATCCTCGACAATTATGTACAATACAAGTGGGCAATTTAATTATCACAAAATTTGAATAATGTAATGTGCTTGTTCCAACCATTCAGCACTGCATTGGGACTTAAACACGAAATATATATCTCTTATACCACAGAGTGATAAGGACAATTATAGATATCAAAATGATACCACGGACTGTGTATGAGTTGAAGGTTTCAACTGAGACAGTGCAGTATCACTTTCTTCATTCTCATCAAAAGCAATTGGTTTTCCGCATATATCCTTCCTGTGAAACAAATAACAAATCAGAAACACAAAGAGAGCTCACAAGCAAAAAGCAGTGCTTATATAGCCATACCTTCGAGTGATGACAGTATCCTCAGATAATGCCTTCTCCAACCTTTCTTCAAACGGCGTAGCATGCCAGCTCACTTTCTGATCCTGAAAACAATCAGCACTAATTAGGTATAAAATCTAGACTTCTAGCATTTTCACATAGAAAACAGTTACTATATGTCGTACTTCTTTGTATTTGTTGGTTGAATTTGGTATGCCATTGCCATCCCACCACTTGGGAGGAACATCAGAATTTTCCTCTTCATTCCAGTGTGCAGCAACCATCCCAATGATGGGCCTGTCAGCAGGAGTTTTGCGGACCTGATAATAACCCATCtccattttctttcttctctcctCCAATATCACAGATGCAGGCTTCAACCAAGAAGACAAGCTTTCTTCCATGATAGCTTCATTTTTATCTGGTGTCGAAGTTGCATTTTGAGACTGCTCAGTTGATTCGCTCAGCTTCCTTGAATCTTGCACAGAATCATCTTCCTCAAGTATCATGCTCTTAGAGACATCCTCACTTAGGCTGCTATTTGGATACACAAACTGGGATTTAACTAGCTTACCATTTGGCAAGTCTTTTAAATTAGCAGGGTAAACAGTCCCAGGAGTTTGCATCACTTCAGATATCTTCATTGGGGTGGGATTTGGTGACTCTGATCTCTTCATATGCCATCCACTATAAGCCGATGACTCACAGGAAGAAACATCAGTATCACAGTCAAAACGCACTGACTTGTTCCTACCCCTACTCATTTCACTCCCATCGGTAGGATGATAGCTTCCTTGGCCACTTCCTTCCGCAGAGTCATGATATTCCCATTGAGTATTATTGTGTGCATTGGAGATACAGCtgtatataaaaaagaaattaactttTGAAAAGGTTATATTTAATATGATCTAAATAAATGAGCACATTCAGAGAAAACCCCGTAAGTCATGCCCTAAAAAAATCCAAAAGGTAAGCACCCATTTTAAAGAGGAACACATTTTCTAAGGTTCTTTGATAGTCATTAGCAGAAGCCTGAAGCCTTTCTTAATATGGTGGTGTTCCCATAGTGCTAAGAGTAAATAACAAAACATCCACCTAAATTGATTGCATAGTTATTTCTACCTGTCCGTTCAACACTATTCAATAAACAAATTAACTGAAGAGATTAATAACCTGCTAGGTGTGTGATCCGAACAATCTGTTCCTTTTTCCCATTCTTCACAATGTTTTTTGGGAGTTGGTGGATTGAATGGTTGGACGTCAATTGGAACATTCTGAGTAGATGTATCAAGAAGCCAAGAACGAAACTCTGGAGGACCCGGATCTTTATTAGAAGAAGGTGACACTTTTAGTTTCTCCGTTGCTTTACGAATTTCACCAGGGGTACCTGCTATGGTACCACAAGCTTTTAGAAACTTTGCCTGCAAAATGTTCACCAAATCATGTGAATGAACTTAAATAATACAaagcataaataaatatgtaCCCATATAAAGTAAGAATCAACAAAGTAAACAGAATACAGAAATGACATACAGAGGTGTTTTTGAAGAAGTTTATATGTAAATAATGAAAACACACTTGACTCGtgatacaaaatttattttgtacagtttcaaaaacaaatttgaaaaaatatccTATCACGACTCATTTCCTTCAACCAACAAGACATTAGCTATTTTAGATATTTGAGTTTCTGAGATTTAAAAAAGATTTTTGTGCCAGGACATGCAGATGCtcaaaattaaatgatataGAAATAGATGCATGGTTCGTGGATAATATATGACGTCATTGTCAGAAATGCACCATGGACAAACAGAAAATTTCGAACTTCATTACAAATGTAATCCAAGGCATGCAACTGAGACTGAGCCAGCGACTTAAACACACGAATATTTGTTAATTTATCATTGAAAAGGTtgatttttataacaaaatgaAATCGTTCAAAACTACAAACATACAAACAGAACTGTAATAATAGAAAGAGATTGCAGTGAAGTTAAGGGTGTATATGTCTGACCAATAGATGCAGTGTTATGTAAAGTATGATACTGTCAGAATCTTGAAATTGTgcataaccaaaaaaaaaatatatgaatctTGAAATTGATGCAGTGTTATGTAGTGAGAGTGCTTTCTTAAATCCATGGTAAGTGGTATGCTAACGATGGTTCCTCTACGAACTGAATTATTAACATGTTTCAGACCACTAAACAAGTAAGACTGTTATTTCCTACCATAAACATAATCAGGAACATTGTTTAAACCTCGCTTCACTTAAACAGAAATTATAGATTCTTTTCAATTCAATACTGTGGCATTGGGAATCTTAGCATGCTTCTTTACATATACTATAGGAAAAACAATGTAAAAGAAAGCCAGCTTCAGCTCCCAATTCTGGTTAGTCTCAA
This portion of the Trifolium pratense cultivar HEN17-A07 linkage group LG3, ARS_RC_1.1, whole genome shotgun sequence genome encodes:
- the LOC123917256 gene encoding protein JASON isoform X2; this translates as MGCLFTCFRIRDGDNNNKRHHRKTTATSTTTTTAAAAVPSRHNKRNDDVQSRNQLSTLFLSEEGEDNVRHNGRNLDEGSQRDNMELKDEAKFLKACGTIAGTPGEIRKATEKLKVSPSSNKDPGPPEFRSWLLDTSTQNVPIDVQPFNPPTPKKHCEEWEKGTDCSDHTPSSCISNAHNNTQWEYHDSAEGSGQGSYHPTDGSEMSRGRNKSVRFDCDTDVSSCESSAYSGWHMKRSESPNPTPMKISEVMQTPGTVYPANLKDLPNGKLVKSQFVYPNSSLSEDVSKSMILEEDDSVQDSRKLSESTEQSQNATSTPDKNEAIMEESLSSWLKPASVILEERRKKMEMGYYQVRKTPADRPIIGMVAAHWNEEENSDVPPKWWDGNGIPNSTNKYKEDQKVSWHATPFEERLEKALSEDTVITRRKDICGKPIAFDENEESDTALSQLKPSTHTQSVVSF
- the LOC123917256 gene encoding protein JASON isoform X1, coding for MGCLFTCFRIRDGDNNNKRHHRKTTATSTTTTTAAAAVPSRHNKRNQDDVQSRNQLSTLFLSEEGEDNVRHNGRNLDEGSQRDNMELKDEAKFLKACGTIAGTPGEIRKATEKLKVSPSSNKDPGPPEFRSWLLDTSTQNVPIDVQPFNPPTPKKHCEEWEKGTDCSDHTPSSCISNAHNNTQWEYHDSAEGSGQGSYHPTDGSEMSRGRNKSVRFDCDTDVSSCESSAYSGWHMKRSESPNPTPMKISEVMQTPGTVYPANLKDLPNGKLVKSQFVYPNSSLSEDVSKSMILEEDDSVQDSRKLSESTEQSQNATSTPDKNEAIMEESLSSWLKPASVILEERRKKMEMGYYQVRKTPADRPIIGMVAAHWNEEENSDVPPKWWDGNGIPNSTNKYKEDQKVSWHATPFEERLEKALSEDTVITRRKDICGKPIAFDENEESDTALSQLKPSTHTQSVVSF
- the LOC123917255 gene encoding glutathione S-transferase F9-like — translated: MVVKVYGPAYGSPKRVLVCLFEKEIEFEAVDIDLFKGEHKQPDFLKLQPFGEVPLVQDGDYTLYESRAIIRYYAEKYKNQGTDLLGKTIEERGLVEQWLEVEAHSFHPAIYNLVIQVLFAPLKGAPSDQKVIEESDEKLKKVLDIYEERLSKTKYLAGDFFSLADLSHLAFGHYLVNQTGRGNLVRERKHVSAWWDDISSRPSWKKVLEQYKYPV